One window of Stenotrophomonas indicatrix genomic DNA carries:
- a CDS encoding shikimate kinase: protein MNPAPNLILIGPMGAGKTCIGRRLAERFTLDFVDVDQAIVDATGASIPTIFEHSGEAGFRAHERQALAQVLAGRGQLVSTGGGAVLDPDNRALIARRGFVVYLRVSVAAQLERLSRDKARPLLQRPDREQVLHDLAAHRDPLYRELADVTLDTDPFTAADATAQLVLKLATHWQRQDPTA from the coding sequence ATGAATCCCGCTCCGAACCTGATCCTGATCGGCCCCATGGGTGCCGGTAAAACCTGCATCGGCCGTCGCCTCGCCGAGCGCTTCACGCTGGACTTCGTCGACGTCGACCAGGCCATCGTCGATGCGACCGGGGCCAGCATCCCCACGATCTTTGAACATTCCGGCGAGGCTGGCTTCCGCGCCCATGAGCGCCAGGCACTGGCACAGGTGCTGGCCGGCCGTGGCCAGCTGGTGTCCACCGGCGGTGGTGCCGTACTCGATCCCGACAATCGTGCCCTTATTGCCCGGCGAGGCTTTGTCGTCTACCTGCGGGTCAGCGTCGCAGCCCAGCTGGAGCGCCTGTCACGCGACAAGGCGCGCCCCCTGCTGCAGCGGCCGGACCGCGAACAGGTGCTGCATGATCTGGCGGCGCATCGCGACCCGCTGTATCGCGAGCTGGCCGATGTCACCCTTGATACCGACCCGTTTACCGCTGCCGATGCGACCGCCCAGCTTGTGCTCAAGCTGGCCACGCACTGGCAGCGACAGGACCCCACTGCATGA
- the aroB gene encoding 3-dehydroquinate synthase, producing the protein MTSPALLQVAVGGDRPYSITIGAGAQTEGSALASHVRGRHVLLVSDSEVAPRYLDAVRQTLLDARPELIVAEHVLAAGEASKTLAEFGSVIEALAALGATRDACVFALGGGVVGDLAGFAAACWMRGVDCVQLPTTLLAMVDSSVGGKTAVDIPAGKNLVGAFHPPRAVIADTRVLATLPPRELRAGLAEVVKYGALGDAVFFEWLQQHANALVAGEDAVIAEAIARSCRHKAAIVERDPFEKGERALLNLGHTFGHAIETEQGYSAPGRNALNHGEAVAVGMVLAARLSTQLGLADDADRVRLQALLEQLGLPVAIPVGLDPQALLGRMRLDKKNVAGRLRLVLWRGMGRAEVVPDVDEAAVLKVLGEG; encoded by the coding sequence ATGACTTCCCCTGCCCTGCTGCAGGTCGCCGTTGGCGGCGACCGCCCCTATTCCATCACCATTGGCGCCGGCGCCCAGACCGAAGGTTCCGCATTGGCCAGCCATGTGCGTGGTCGTCATGTGCTGCTGGTCAGCGACAGTGAGGTTGCACCGCGCTATCTGGATGCCGTCAGGCAGACCCTGCTGGACGCACGCCCGGAGCTGATCGTGGCTGAGCATGTGCTGGCTGCCGGCGAAGCCTCCAAGACCCTGGCCGAGTTCGGCTCGGTCATCGAGGCACTGGCTGCGCTCGGTGCGACCCGCGATGCCTGCGTGTTCGCCCTCGGCGGCGGTGTGGTCGGCGACCTTGCCGGCTTTGCCGCAGCCTGCTGGATGCGCGGCGTCGACTGCGTGCAGCTGCCGACCACGCTGCTGGCGATGGTCGACTCCTCGGTGGGCGGAAAAACGGCCGTGGATATCCCGGCCGGCAAGAATCTGGTCGGCGCGTTCCATCCGCCGCGTGCGGTGATCGCCGATACCCGCGTGCTGGCCACCCTGCCGCCGCGTGAACTGCGCGCCGGCCTGGCCGAAGTGGTGAAGTACGGTGCGCTGGGTGATGCCGTGTTCTTCGAATGGCTGCAGCAGCATGCCAACGCACTGGTGGCCGGCGAAGATGCCGTGATCGCCGAGGCCATCGCCCGCAGCTGCCGGCACAAGGCGGCGATTGTCGAGCGCGATCCGTTCGAGAAGGGCGAACGCGCCCTGCTCAACCTCGGCCACACCTTCGGCCACGCCATCGAAACCGAACAGGGCTACTCCGCACCGGGGCGCAATGCGCTCAACCACGGTGAAGCCGTGGCGGTGGGCATGGTGCTGGCGGCCCGCCTCTCCACTCAGCTGGGCCTGGCCGACGACGCCGACCGGGTGCGCCTGCAGGCCCTGTTGGAGCAGTTGGGCCTGCCGGTGGCAATCCCCGTCGGACTGGACCCGCAGGCCCTGCTCGGCCGCATGCGCCTGGACAAGAAGAACGTGGCCGGCCGCCTGCGCCTGGTGCTGTGGCGCGGCATGGGTCGTGCCGAAGTGGTGCCGGATGTGGATGAAGCGGCGGTACTGAAGGTACTGGGCGAAGGCTGA
- a CDS encoding WGR domain-containing protein — translation MHVHLQQPADGAQAPRFLRLTLVPDLFGGWELLRESGRVGARSQLRRELYLKADEARHAYEKARDAELHRGFQILSHGD, via the coding sequence ATGCACGTCCACCTGCAACAACCCGCCGACGGTGCCCAGGCACCGCGCTTCCTGCGCCTGACCCTGGTCCCGGACCTGTTCGGCGGCTGGGAGCTGCTGCGCGAATCCGGCCGCGTCGGCGCCCGCTCGCAGCTGCGGCGCGAGCTGTACCTCAAGGCCGACGAAGCCCGCCACGCCTACGAGAAGGCCCGCGATGCCGAACTGCATCGGGGCTTCCAGATTCTTTCGCACGGCGACTGA
- the hemE gene encoding uroporphyrinogen decarboxylase translates to MPTVTSPLRNDRLLRALRREPVDCTPVWLMRQAGRYLPEYRATRAKAGSFLAMAKNPEIACEVTLQPLRRFPLDAAILFSDILTIPDAMGLELYFVEGEGPKFRHPVRDEAAIARLAVPDMEQDLGYVTDAVRLIRRELDGQVPLIGFSGSPWTLACYMVEGGGSKDFARIKAMALNHPQALHRLLEVTTDAVIAYLGAQRAAGAQALQVFDTWGGVLSPAMYREFSLRYLQRIAEGLERGEGSERTPLILFGKGTGLHLEALSQTGADALGLDWTLDLDEALRRTGGRVALQGNLDPTTLYASPDAIAAAAARVLDTYAAGNGGSREGHVFNLGHGMSPDMDPAHVQVLVDAVHAHSQR, encoded by the coding sequence ATGCCCACTGTGACCAGCCCTCTCCGCAACGATCGCCTGCTGCGCGCCCTGCGCCGCGAACCGGTGGACTGCACCCCCGTCTGGCTGATGCGCCAGGCCGGCCGCTACCTGCCGGAATATCGCGCCACCCGGGCCAAGGCCGGCAGCTTCCTGGCCATGGCCAAGAACCCGGAGATCGCCTGCGAAGTCACCCTGCAGCCGCTGCGCCGCTTCCCGCTGGACGCGGCCATCCTGTTCTCGGACATCCTCACCATTCCCGATGCAATGGGCCTGGAGCTGTACTTCGTCGAAGGCGAAGGCCCCAAGTTCCGCCACCCGGTGCGCGATGAAGCGGCCATCGCCAGGTTGGCGGTGCCGGACATGGAACAGGACCTGGGCTACGTGACGGACGCGGTGCGCCTGATCCGCCGCGAGCTGGACGGCCAGGTGCCGCTGATCGGTTTTTCCGGCAGCCCGTGGACACTCGCCTGTTACATGGTCGAAGGCGGCGGCAGCAAGGATTTCGCGCGCATCAAGGCGATGGCGCTGAATCATCCGCAGGCCCTGCACCGCCTGCTGGAAGTAACCACCGACGCGGTGATCGCCTACCTTGGCGCGCAGCGCGCCGCCGGTGCGCAGGCCCTGCAGGTGTTCGACACCTGGGGCGGCGTGCTGTCGCCGGCGATGTACCGTGAGTTCTCGCTGCGCTATCTGCAGCGCATCGCCGAAGGCCTGGAGCGCGGCGAAGGCAGCGAGCGCACGCCGCTGATCCTGTTCGGCAAGGGCACCGGCCTGCACCTGGAAGCGCTGTCGCAGACCGGCGCCGATGCGCTCGGCCTGGACTGGACGCTGGACCTGGATGAAGCGCTGCGCCGCACCGGTGGCCGCGTTGCCCTGCAGGGCAACCTGGATCCGACCACGCTGTATGCCTCGCCCGATGCGATCGCCGCCGCGGCCGCACGCGTGCTCGATACCTATGCCGCCGGCAATGGCGGTTCGCGCGAGGGCCATGTGTTCAACCTCGGCCACGGCATGTCGCCGGACATGGACCCGGCCCATGTACAGGTGCTGGTCGACGCGGTGCACGCACACAGCCAACGCTGA
- the mdtD gene encoding multidrug transporter subunit MdtD — protein MSTAPSTYTRQRPLLWLVSLAIFMQMLDSTIVNTALPAMAASLGESPLQMQSVVFSYALAVATFIPASGWIADRYGTRRTFLVAIILFTLGSLACAMAQQLHQLVAARVLQGIGGAMLLPVGRLAVMRSVPREDFLRAMSFIAIPALVGPLIGPTLGGWLVEIASWHWVFLINLPIGVIGFIAAMKIMPDHYASHRTRFDLRGYAMLAFAMVVLSLALDGISGLGTPHALVMLMTVAGLAALVGYWLHAANSTAPLFSLALFRVPSYRIGILGNLFSRIGSSAMPMLIPLLLQVGLGLGPMNAGLMMVPVAAAGMVSKKLAVKLVERYGYRRVLMTNTVLVGLAMASFILMTPGQHLSVRLLQLAFFGAVNSLQFTVMNTVTLRDLDREFASSGNSLLSMVMMLAAGFGAAAAGSLLAAFGTQLEGHGATAALHATFLCVGAITLTSTLIFWQLPDTRPEPREVEHVAE, from the coding sequence ATGTCCACAGCGCCATCGACCTACACCCGCCAGCGCCCCCTGCTGTGGCTGGTTTCGCTGGCGATCTTCATGCAGATGCTGGACTCGACCATCGTCAACACGGCCTTGCCGGCGATGGCGGCGAGCCTCGGCGAGAGCCCCCTGCAGATGCAGTCGGTGGTCTTCAGCTACGCGCTGGCGGTGGCCACCTTCATTCCCGCCTCCGGCTGGATCGCCGACCGCTACGGCACCCGTCGCACCTTCCTGGTGGCGATCATCCTGTTCACCCTCGGCTCGCTGGCCTGCGCGATGGCACAGCAGCTGCATCAGCTGGTGGCCGCGCGCGTACTGCAGGGCATCGGTGGCGCGATGCTGCTGCCGGTCGGGCGCCTGGCGGTGATGCGCTCGGTGCCACGCGAGGACTTCCTGCGTGCGATGAGCTTCATCGCCATCCCCGCATTGGTCGGTCCGCTGATCGGCCCCACCCTGGGCGGTTGGCTGGTCGAGATCGCATCGTGGCACTGGGTGTTCCTGATCAACCTGCCGATCGGTGTCATCGGCTTCATCGCGGCGATGAAGATCATGCCCGACCACTACGCCAGCCATCGCACCCGTTTCGACCTGCGCGGCTACGCCATGCTGGCCTTCGCGATGGTGGTGCTGTCGCTGGCGCTGGATGGCATTTCCGGACTCGGCACACCGCACGCGCTGGTGATGCTGATGACCGTGGCCGGCCTGGCTGCACTGGTCGGCTACTGGCTGCACGCGGCAAATTCAACGGCACCGCTGTTTTCGCTGGCGCTGTTCCGCGTGCCCAGCTATCGCATCGGCATTCTCGGCAACCTGTTCTCGCGCATCGGCAGCAGTGCCATGCCGATGTTGATTCCGCTGCTGCTGCAGGTCGGCCTTGGCCTGGGGCCGATGAACGCCGGCCTGATGATGGTGCCGGTGGCGGCCGCGGGCATGGTGTCGAAGAAGCTGGCGGTGAAGCTGGTCGAGCGCTACGGCTATCGCCGCGTACTGATGACCAACACCGTGCTGGTCGGCCTGGCGATGGCCAGCTTCATCCTGATGACTCCAGGCCAGCACCTGAGCGTGCGCCTGCTGCAGCTGGCCTTCTTCGGCGCGGTCAATTCGCTGCAGTTCACCGTGATGAACACCGTGACCCTGCGCGACCTCGATCGCGAGTTCGCCAGTTCCGGCAACAGCCTGCTGTCGATGGTGATGATGCTCGCCGCCGGCTTCGGTGCGGCGGCTGCAGGCAGCCTGCTGGCCGCGTTCGGCACGCAGCTGGAAGGCCACGGCGCGACGGCTGCGCTGCACGCTACCTTCCTGTGCGTGGGCGCGATCACCCTGACCTCGACGCTGATCTTCTGGCAGCTGCCCGATACCAGGCCCGAACCGCGCGAGGTCGAGCACGTAGCGGAGTAG
- a CDS encoding two-component regulator propeller domain-containing protein: MVYLRAVTLLMLLLCCLVPAAAQPVPPSPRQVTVFDGLPSNTVNRMAEDRYGYLWIATNDGLARYDGRNYRIWRSEDGLRDNRIWSVLVDARNELWIGTENAGLVRMSADRRQLRFYDRSSQPLMGSNTVWSLAATPDGAIWFGTHEGGLYRLDSNDRLQRFLPEANNPRSLPAASVPYLATLADGSLWVGTKHGVARWTGTDFERIGGDLVPSLLINGLTAEPDGSLWISTLAGATVRRPDGRFESVPWTLPAGDQVLGMMLRDEQGGHWLDTRSGLGRGIDGRYQTVPLYSAIARGLVRPNWTGAYEDREGGIWLASTNAGLWHLLPRWWQFSVFSRLEDDPSSLRNSYVLGTSPSSNGGVWTVGSHGALDRFNPRTGVIEQHRTFVNGMHWLTSVREDRQGRVWVGSTDALMRYDPRRGELRRWGRDSGADATMEGNIEAMMTCDGDSLWLMLAAGLQQRDLDGHVRRQLDNGQEGLQAGQLNLDVECGPQDRIWLASSRGLLQWQPDAQRFQPVPGAPATAVYALHVGKDGQVWLSEDGRLSRYLWSQGRLERQAVVGAEQGYPAISATGLVVDAQGVAWATSARGLVRVSADGESVRLYGVHDGLPSQEFREHTLIASASGRMVAGTPAGVVVFDPEQVRPSTRRAPLVIERVEVRRNEQLLDLTHDTPLQIADGDRDLRIVARLLSFADSASNTYRYRLAGYDPDWVEVGPAGERLFSRLPPGAYRLEVQARSADHVWSRVQTLEFHVQPPWWRSLSGLLVLASIALLLTSWFAWLYRRRLQRQHAYQLALHKQDLAEHASAAKTRFLANLGHEIRTPMTGVLGMSELLLASPLDPQQRGYTQSIRHAGEHLLHLVNDALDLARIESGRLELQSNAFALNRLLQDLAALMGPLAAQKGLRFVLDNQLPAGLQATGDAMRVRQILLNLLSNAVKFTSRGSITLHARCEEGPRGLHFEVRDTGPGISQEQQQRLFRRFEQADGARTAAQYGGSGLGLAICRELALAMQGRIRVESQLGSGTCFGVSLPLPLQQGAASDGGADSDAAAAAFNMPPLRVLLVEDDATVADVMCGLLTTRGHEVVHAAHALAALREISAGDFDVGLLDLDLPGLSGFELAQHLRNQGYTLPLLAVTARTDPDLQQQVEAAGIGGFLRKPVTGELLVEAIARVLGR, translated from the coding sequence GTGGTGTATCTGCGGGCAGTGACGCTGCTGATGTTGCTGCTGTGCTGCCTGGTGCCCGCTGCCGCGCAGCCGGTGCCGCCTTCGCCGCGCCAGGTCACCGTGTTCGACGGGTTGCCATCGAACACCGTCAACCGCATGGCCGAGGACCGTTACGGCTACCTGTGGATTGCCACAAACGATGGCCTGGCGCGCTACGACGGGCGCAACTACCGCATCTGGCGCTCCGAAGACGGTCTGCGCGACAACCGCATCTGGAGCGTGCTGGTCGATGCCCGCAACGAGCTGTGGATCGGCACTGAAAATGCCGGCCTGGTGCGGATGTCGGCCGATCGCCGGCAGCTGCGCTTCTACGACCGCAGCAGTCAGCCGCTGATGGGCAGCAATACGGTCTGGAGCCTGGCTGCGACACCGGATGGCGCGATCTGGTTCGGCACCCACGAGGGCGGCCTGTACCGGCTGGACAGCAATGATCGTCTGCAGCGGTTCCTGCCCGAAGCGAACAACCCGCGCAGTCTGCCGGCCGCGTCGGTACCGTACCTGGCCACGCTTGCCGATGGCAGCCTGTGGGTCGGCACCAAGCATGGCGTGGCGCGCTGGACCGGCACCGATTTCGAACGCATCGGCGGCGACCTGGTGCCCAGCCTGCTGATCAATGGACTGACCGCAGAACCCGACGGCAGCCTCTGGATCAGCACGCTGGCCGGGGCCACGGTGCGGCGCCCGGATGGCCGTTTCGAATCCGTGCCCTGGACCTTGCCCGCCGGCGACCAGGTGCTGGGCATGATGCTGCGCGATGAACAGGGCGGGCACTGGCTGGACACGCGCAGCGGCCTGGGCCGGGGTATCGATGGCCGATACCAGACCGTACCGCTGTACAGCGCCATCGCCCGTGGCCTGGTGCGGCCGAACTGGACCGGCGCCTATGAGGACCGCGAAGGCGGCATCTGGCTGGCCAGTACCAATGCCGGCCTGTGGCACCTGCTTCCGCGCTGGTGGCAGTTTTCGGTGTTTTCGCGACTGGAGGATGATCCGTCCTCGCTGCGCAATTCCTATGTGCTGGGGACCAGCCCCTCCAGCAATGGTGGCGTGTGGACCGTCGGCAGCCATGGCGCGCTGGATCGTTTCAATCCGCGCACGGGCGTGATCGAGCAGCACCGCACCTTCGTCAACGGCATGCACTGGCTGACGTCGGTGCGCGAAGACCGGCAGGGACGGGTGTGGGTGGGCTCGACCGATGCCTTGATGCGCTATGACCCGCGTCGTGGCGAGCTGCGGCGCTGGGGGCGTGACTCCGGCGCGGATGCGACCATGGAAGGCAACATCGAGGCGATGATGACCTGCGATGGCGACAGCCTGTGGTTGATGCTGGCAGCGGGCCTGCAGCAGCGTGACCTGGACGGGCATGTGCGTCGGCAGCTGGACAACGGCCAGGAGGGTCTTCAGGCCGGTCAGCTCAATCTGGACGTGGAATGTGGCCCGCAGGACCGGATCTGGCTTGCCAGCAGCCGCGGCCTGCTGCAATGGCAACCGGATGCGCAGCGCTTCCAGCCGGTGCCCGGTGCGCCGGCCACGGCGGTGTATGCCCTGCACGTCGGCAAGGACGGGCAGGTCTGGTTGTCCGAGGATGGCCGCCTGTCGCGCTACCTCTGGAGCCAGGGCAGACTGGAACGGCAGGCGGTGGTGGGGGCGGAGCAGGGCTACCCGGCGATTTCCGCTACCGGTCTGGTAGTCGACGCACAGGGCGTGGCGTGGGCCACCAGTGCCCGCGGCCTGGTGCGGGTGAGTGCCGATGGCGAAAGCGTACGCCTGTACGGGGTGCACGATGGTCTGCCCAGCCAGGAGTTCCGCGAACACACCCTGATCGCCTCCGCCTCTGGGCGCATGGTGGCAGGCACGCCCGCTGGTGTAGTGGTATTCGATCCCGAGCAGGTTCGGCCGTCTACCCGGCGTGCGCCGCTGGTGATCGAGCGAGTGGAGGTGCGCCGCAACGAGCAGTTGCTGGACCTGACCCATGACACGCCGCTGCAGATCGCCGATGGCGACCGTGACCTGCGCATCGTCGCGCGCCTGTTGTCCTTCGCCGATTCGGCCTCCAACACCTACCGCTACCGGTTGGCCGGCTACGACCCGGATTGGGTCGAGGTGGGCCCGGCAGGCGAGCGTCTGTTCTCACGCTTGCCACCCGGTGCTTACCGGCTGGAAGTGCAGGCGCGCTCGGCTGACCACGTATGGTCGCGGGTGCAGACCCTGGAATTCCACGTGCAGCCGCCATGGTGGCGCAGCTTGTCCGGCCTGCTGGTGCTGGCCTCGATCGCACTGCTGCTGACCAGCTGGTTCGCCTGGTTGTACCGGCGCCGGCTGCAGCGCCAGCACGCTTACCAGCTCGCCCTGCACAAGCAGGATCTGGCCGAACACGCGTCGGCGGCGAAGACACGCTTCCTGGCCAATCTCGGCCATGAAATCCGCACGCCGATGACCGGGGTGCTGGGCATGAGTGAACTGCTGCTGGCCTCGCCGCTGGATCCGCAGCAGCGCGGCTATACCCAGTCGATCCGGCATGCGGGCGAGCATCTGCTGCACCTGGTCAACGATGCGCTGGATCTGGCGCGGATCGAATCGGGGCGCCTGGAACTGCAATCCAATGCGTTCGCGCTCAATCGCCTGCTGCAGGATCTGGCCGCGCTGATGGGGCCGCTGGCTGCGCAGAAGGGCCTGCGGTTCGTCCTCGACAACCAGTTGCCCGCAGGGCTGCAGGCGACCGGCGATGCGATGCGGGTGCGGCAGATCCTGCTCAACCTGCTGTCCAACGCGGTCAAGTTCACCAGCCGCGGCAGCATCACGCTGCACGCGCGCTGCGAGGAAGGGCCGCGCGGGTTGCATTTCGAAGTGCGCGATACCGGACCGGGCATCAGCCAGGAGCAACAACAACGGTTGTTCCGGCGCTTCGAGCAGGCTGACGGCGCGCGCACGGCCGCGCAGTACGGCGGCAGCGGCCTGGGCCTGGCGATCTGCCGCGAGCTGGCACTGGCCATGCAGGGGCGTATCCGGGTGGAAAGCCAGCTGGGCAGCGGTACCTGCTTCGGTGTCAGCCTGCCATTGCCGCTGCAGCAGGGTGCGGCCAGCGACGGAGGTGCCGACAGTGACGCCGCTGCTGCTGCGTTCAACATGCCACCGCTGCGGGTGTTGCTGGTGGAGGACGATGCGACCGTGGCCGATGTGATGTGTGGGCTGCTGACCACCCGTGGCCATGAGGTAGTCCATGCGGCCCATGCGCTGGCCGCGCTGCGTGAGATCAGCGCGGGGGATTTCGATGTCGGCCTGCTCGATCTGGATCTGCCGGGCCTGAGCGGTTTCGAACTGGCCCAGCATCTGCGCAACCAGGGTTACACGCTGCCGCTGCTGGCGGTGACCGCGCGCACCGATCCTGATCTGCAGCAGCAGGTGGAAGCGGCCGGTATCGGTGGCTTCCTGCGCAAGCCGGTGACCGGTGAGCTGCTGGTGGAAGCGATCGCCCGGGTCTTGGGGCGGTAG